One Butyricicoccus intestinisimiae genomic window carries:
- a CDS encoding Gfo/Idh/MocA family oxidoreductase gives MKQQLRVGVIGCGAIGKEHLRRLTDVVPETIVTGVADYFLPAAQSAAEMFHCTAFQTGEDLIASPDVDAVVVTSADPSHAAYVLEAIRHKKFVFCEKPLAQTAEECQQIIAAEQAAGKKLVQVGFMRRYDRGYMAMKHAISSNEIGAPLMIHAAHRNMSQAPGFETDYAVTRVAIHEIDICRWLLDDEYATAQVLGVRQSSRTSGEWLNPQIMMLTTRSGQRIDVEVQTDGAYAYDIQCHVVGEDGIVSLPDPTSVTKRAAAAIHTPLMTDWKDRFIEAYDIEFQEWAKSLLNGAPTGPSAWDGYVACVTGDALIRSRQTGKPEDIVLPEKPEMYQ, from the coding sequence ATGAAACAGCAGCTCCGTGTAGGCGTCATCGGCTGCGGCGCAATTGGAAAAGAGCATTTGCGCCGGCTCACCGATGTCGTTCCGGAAACCATCGTGACAGGCGTTGCGGATTATTTCCTGCCGGCAGCGCAGAGCGCCGCAGAGATGTTTCACTGCACCGCATTTCAGACCGGAGAAGATCTGATCGCCTCTCCGGATGTCGATGCCGTTGTGGTCACCTCTGCAGACCCGTCTCACGCCGCCTACGTTTTGGAGGCAATCCGCCACAAGAAATTTGTGTTCTGTGAAAAGCCGTTGGCGCAGACCGCAGAGGAATGCCAGCAAATCATCGCCGCCGAGCAGGCTGCCGGAAAGAAGCTGGTGCAGGTCGGCTTTATGCGCCGCTACGACAGAGGCTATATGGCGATGAAGCACGCCATCAGCAGCAATGAAATCGGCGCGCCGCTCATGATTCACGCCGCGCACCGCAACATGTCGCAGGCGCCGGGCTTTGAGACCGATTATGCGGTCACCCGCGTTGCCATCCACGAAATCGACATTTGCCGCTGGCTTCTGGATGACGAGTACGCGACCGCACAAGTTCTGGGCGTGCGCCAGAGCAGCCGGACAAGCGGCGAATGGCTCAACCCGCAGATTATGATGCTCACCACCCGTTCGGGTCAGCGCATCGACGTCGAAGTGCAGACCGACGGCGCGTATGCCTATGACATCCAGTGCCATGTTGTCGGCGAGGACGGCATCGTCTCCCTGCCCGACCCGACCAGCGTGACCAAGCGGGCAGCCGCTGCCATTCACACGCCGCTCATGACGGACTGGAAGGATCGCTTCATCGAAGCCTATGACATCGAGTTCCAGGAATGGGCAAAGAGCCTGCTGAACGGCGCACCGACCGGTCCGTCCGCTTGGGACGGATACGTTGCCTGTGTGACCGGCGACGCACTGATTCGTTCGAGACAAACCGGAAAGCCGGAGGACATTGTTCTTCCGGAGAAGCCAGAGATGTATCAATAA